From the Cryptomeria japonica chromosome 2, Sugi_1.0, whole genome shotgun sequence genome, one window contains:
- the LOC131859780 gene encoding pyruvate dehydrogenase E1 component subunit alpha-2, mitochondrial-like, whose translation MVRGDFILLVIYGIFGAHISLECGLAFAPKYEKVDGVSITLCGDGAANQGQLYEALNMAVLWNLPVVLVCKNNHYGMGTIEWRVAKCSAYYKQGHYVLGLKIQEMDTYRYHGHSM comes from the coding sequence ATGGTGAGAGGTGACTTCATTTTACTTGTCATCTATGGAATTTTTGGAGCACACATTTCGCTTGAATGTGGTCTGGCCTTTGCCCCTAAATATGAAAAAGTAGATGGAGTATCGATTACTCTTTGTGGTGATGGTGCTGCAAATCAAGGGCAACTTTATGAAGCTCTTAATATGGCTGTTTTGTGGAACTTGcctgtagttcttgtgtgcaagaaTAATCATTATGGGATGGGTACAATAGAATGGCGAGTAGCAAAATGCTCTGCATATTACAAGCAAGGACACTATGTTCTAGGTCTTAAGATTCAGGAGATGGACACTTACAGATATCATGGTCATTCAATGTAA